The Lolium rigidum isolate FL_2022 chromosome 2, APGP_CSIRO_Lrig_0.1, whole genome shotgun sequence genomic interval CTAAGCATAGCTAAGGCATCTCAATTCAGCTAAAGCGTCAAGAAAAAGTTGCCAAGTTAACCTGCGGCGGTTGCGGCGGCCGGCCTCGCGGGCCTTGCGGATCTTGATGTCCTTGGCGTTCTCGTGCCTCCGGCGCCGTTTGATCTCCTGGAGCAGGCCGGCCTTCATCACCTCCCGCCTGAACCTACGGAAGATGGAGTCCTCACCCTCCCCCTCGTCCACCACGATCTGCACGTTGTAGCCCTTCGAGGCGAGCACGGCCGTAGGGGCACGGCGGGGAGCCATTTGGACCGCCGACGGCGCGGAGCTCTTCCCGGAGAACGGAGCAAGGGGAAACTGGAGCAGGGTGCTCAGCATGGAAGTAGCGGTaggggcggccatggcggtggCCTTCGATAGTCGGCTCTAGTGGTTGCAGCGCTCTCTTTGAGTTCCGGGGTTTGGATGAGGCTCGGGAAGGAATGAGGGTGAGGCTTGGCTTATCCCCTTATTTATTCGTCAGTTTTGGAGGGAAGTGacagttttctttcttggaataTCTTTTCTACtttctccgtccataaatagatgctaaagatttgtccaaattcggatgtatctatacactaaattatggctagatatatttaaatttagataaacttttggcatctatttatggacagaggtagtagtaaCTTTCACAATTCGAATAATGAAGTCATTTAACAACACACAAGTAACATGATTTCCATTCAAAAAAAAGTACTATCTCTTTGTTGGATAATTCTTGCCCTAATCTAATTCGCTGCCTCGGTGTGGGAAGACCTAAGGTGATAGACTACTGGCACGCAATCGCCAAGACCCCCACCTCCTCTCCTAGAAGCCTGCGAATAGCCATCATACTTATCACCTGTGAGATTTGGAAAAAGAGAAACAAGCGTGTTTCAACTCCTCCTTGCCCTCTGTTATCAAAAGATCAGGGAGGCAAGAAAGGACTGAGTCCTTGTCGGTACCAAGAATCTGACGAAGCTTGTAGGCTGACCTCTTTTAGGTTCCTTTCAGCGCGGGGTTCCTTACCCCACCCTTTTTTTATTGGCTCTTGCCATCCCCTTGTttgcttctcctatatcaataAATAAGATAAAAGTTGcttgcccgtttcaaaaaaaaaatagacagATGGAAAATCATTTCGGAGAGAAGCGTCAACTTTTCTTTTTTGGAATGCTTTTCTAAGTTTAAGAAGCAAAATCATGAATTACTTCAACAAAAGAATAAACTGGTTGGCATACAAAAAAAGGGAACAAAAGAATAATTGCTTCTAGATTGATCACTTCAGTAATTTGCTGGGGAAGGAGGACGCAAAGGTGGAGTTACACCAGGTCGCAAAACTGTTGGAGCAAGTCGTTGTTGAAGTCTTCACAGTGAGAAGGAGGTGGGCATTATGGATTCCAAAGCTGGATGTTCTTTGGGTGCTGGCCATCCACATAGTttacagtggcggagccacatcTAAGCTGTGTAGTCAAATAACTACACAGTTTTTTGACAAAACAAGCTAAAAGTGTGTAAAAAATTactgaaaatttataaaaattcatgtatttgactacacaacaTCAAGTTGACAACACATGGTTGCtgttctggctccgccactgatagTTTAGGAAGAATGAAAAGGCTTTGCACTAGGTGCGGAGATAGTGGTTGAGAGGGAAGATAGATCAGGTGATTTTGCGAGAAAGGAATGTAGTGCTTGCGTTTTTCCGGTTGTTTCCTTCTATCCCTTTTCTTTTCACTAGTTGTGCCTTCATTTGTTAGGATTTATATTCTAGCATTAAAATATATCAGATGATGGTGGTTTGTGGCGTTGTGGTGAAAAACATTGTAATCTGATTTCGATTAATGGAAATCGGGTTtgccttttttttaaaaaaaatatactcCCTTTATTTTTGGATGCTTCTTCAATATAAATGGACATATGTAACTATAATCATTATTTCCTATTTCATATAAAACTAGATCAATCACAGTCTTCTTTTTCATGTAGCTTACTCTTACTAGCAAGTAGCGAAGACTGAACGGCCACACATTATATTTGTGCCACGTAGAACTTTGAGTATGTGTTGGCACTCAAAACAACAACATAATTAAGCTTTATTCTATGGTTGTTGAGTTGTTGCACAATTACATACAAAATTATAAAGACCGAGTTAACTAACAAAAACGGGTGGAACAAACGGGATTACGATTTTCTGCGCTGCAAGAGCACACTACTTCTAGCGAGGTTGTGGGCTTCCTTGTTCGAGCTCCTTCGTTCATGAACAAGACCATCTTCCCGGAATTGCTACCAGACTCCTTAATCTCCTAGACAAAATGACAAATGTGTGCATAAATGCCCGTAGTTACCTGCTCCAAACTCGGGATGCCATTCGTCACTATCACCCTTCTAGTATTGATGTCCAACACAAGAGAAACCGCCTCGCGGCATTCTAGTGCTTCTAGGGTTCCAGCGTCCGTGTTCCATAGGAACACAACCACTGATGCTCCCCTGAATTCTCCGTCAGCATCACGGGGCACTGTCGTGAATGCACCCCAGCCAATGTTCTTCCCTACCGCCGCACTTCAGCATGCCCTGTGAAGGTGGGATCCATGTTGGAGGTTTAGTATATATGTACATCCGCCACCAGTAGTCTTCTACCTTGCTCTGCGTCCTATACTAAATCCACCAAGAAAATTTCCACGAACAGGGGGCTCTGGTGACTTGTTCATGTATAGCTTTCCATCGCGCATGCCAAATTGCTCATAGAGTGACAAACTACCTAACCTGGCCGGCCGGCCCTCATGGCAGAGCACTTTTAGAAAATATAAGTTGGCCACAAGCCCACAAGTGATTTGTCCTTCCTacatatgctttttttttttttgcaagtccTACATATGCTCTTGCTCACACCATTGTATTGTAGGCCGTGGGAGGCCTAGAGGACCAACAAACATAATGGGCCGTCCAGTTTAACGCCTGATGGCCTTAACTTTGATGACAGAATCCGGCACGGCTAGCTGATTTATTCCCACGGGCATACCGACTCGTGATTCGTGATCCATAAATATTGCGCCCTACGCGCACCAATCGCTGTTGGCGAAATCGACACGATGGCCGCCGACCGTCTCTCTCAACTCCCCGACGATCTGCTCGAGCACATCATAACCTTCGCACCCGCGCGCGAGGCCGCCGCCAGCGCCACCCTCTCGCGCCGATGGCGTCCTCTCTGGCACCGGACGAGCGCAGTCAACCTGGACATCACGCCCTACTTGCCCGCCAAGGGTCAAGACATCTCCCTCAGGCCTTCGCCGCTGGACGCCTTCTTCCGCGACGCCGTTGCAGCGCTCGCCGCCTTCCCGCCACGCACAGCCCTCAAGAGGCTCACGCTCTACCTGGTGATAGACGACGCCGGCGGCCCGTATTACGGGGCGGACGACTTCGAACCGCAAGACGATGGCAGGGTCGCCGGCCTCCTCGCTGCTCACCCCGCCACGGCAGAGCTGGAACATCTCCTGATCCGTTGCGCGTACGACAGTCAGAAGTACGGCCTGCCGCTGGCCTCCATGCCGTTCGCCGCCACGCTCCGGGTGCTGGAGCTCCAACTCTGCAATTTccaaccaccgtcaccgccgagcATGGCTTTCCCGTGCCTCAAGGATCTGCGGCTTCGGAGCTGCCTTTTCATGGAAG includes:
- the LOC124686633 gene encoding 30S ribosomal protein S21, chloroplastic-like, encoding MAAPTATSMLSTLLQFPLAPFSGKSSAPSAVQMAPRRAPTAVLASKGYNVQIVVDEGEGEDSIFRRFRREVMKAGLLQEIKRRRRHENAKDIKIRKAREAGRRNRRRRMMDDRRFPEDEGDSEAVRTRRDEDNDNWEVSGIL